The Pirellulimonas nuda genome includes a region encoding these proteins:
- a CDS encoding transglutaminase-like domain-containing protein: MSKIDVRADLKYEVRFATVFLFQIAAARTAHQKVIWEQLEIEPQLNVERYQVGLEGNQLHRIVVQPCELRLSYQANVELAPEVCRRTAVGESRTSGMPPEVLTYLNPSRYCESDLLARFSFEEFGQLPRGFSRVQAICDWVSEHLDYTAGSTTSSTTAADVVLQRTGVCRDYAHLAITLCRGVGIPARYVAGYAVGLQPPDFHGFFEAFLDGQWYLFDPTRLAPVSGLVRIGVGRDAADVSFATLTGNALLAEKSVWAANADMKDPLNPPSGDPPAVSTA, from the coding sequence ATGTCCAAGATCGACGTCCGTGCCGACCTGAAGTACGAAGTACGATTCGCTACCGTGTTCTTGTTTCAGATCGCTGCGGCGCGCACAGCACATCAAAAGGTGATCTGGGAGCAGCTGGAAATCGAACCCCAGCTAAACGTGGAGCGGTACCAGGTGGGGCTCGAGGGGAACCAACTGCACCGGATCGTTGTTCAGCCGTGTGAGTTGCGGCTTTCGTATCAAGCGAACGTCGAGTTGGCTCCGGAGGTATGCCGGCGAACCGCGGTGGGCGAATCGAGGACCTCGGGCATGCCTCCCGAGGTCCTGACCTACCTGAACCCAAGCCGGTATTGCGAGAGTGACCTGTTAGCGAGGTTCTCCTTCGAAGAATTCGGGCAGCTGCCGCGGGGCTTCAGCCGCGTGCAGGCGATCTGTGATTGGGTCTCTGAGCACCTCGATTACACCGCCGGCAGCACAACCTCGTCGACCACCGCTGCCGACGTCGTGCTGCAACGCACGGGCGTCTGTCGAGACTACGCGCATCTGGCGATCACGCTGTGCCGCGGCGTGGGCATCCCGGCGCGCTATGTGGCGGGCTACGCCGTTGGTCTGCAGCCGCCCGACTTTCACGGCTTCTTCGAGGCCTTCCTGGACGGTCAGTGGTACCTCTTCGATCCCACGCGGCTGGCGCCCGTGAGCGGACTGGTGCGAATCGGGGTCGGGCGAGACGCCGCCGATGTCTCGTTCGCAACTCTGACCGGAAACGCGCTGTTGGCCGAGAAGAGCGTATGGGCCGCCAACGCCGACATGAAGGACCCGCTCAACCCGCCCTCGGGGGACCCGCCGGCCGTTTCCACGGCGTGA
- a CDS encoding permease, whose protein sequence is MEQYLHIHANTQRWCGTMNREWKIFAAFLGVFLFAYFVPLATPRFDGEADPLAAKITGAIVEAFLLLQWYARNHTLACVAPALFIAGAITTFLSRESVLKHLGPKANKVESYSVASVSGTVLAVCSCSVLPMFAGIYRIGAGLGPAACFLYAGPAINVLAIFLTARVLGFELGVARVIGAMVFGVIIGLIMALLFRRSEDERSQVTMAQPDPPAASRPLWQNASMLAAMLAFLVFSDWFNPGDKVVQTADGQQFEATLQYETENSLDLRLKQPAFGHEASEVVRIAKTEIASIEDVDTWVTRIHHYRWYLAGAMGALVAVMSLMWLNPQDFSEWMGHTWEFSKLLVPLLFGGVFVVGFLGALIPEKQVAALVGDNSLVSNLIASVVGCLFYFATLTEVPILEALMRNGMHNGPALALLLAGPALSLPSILVIRSVVGNAKTAVFVTLVVVMATLAGMGFGALYPSAMTATHQVAASADSSLHP, encoded by the coding sequence TTGGAACAATACTTGCATATTCACGCAAATACGCAACGGTGGTGCGGGACGATGAACCGAGAATGGAAGATATTTGCCGCGTTTCTTGGCGTATTTCTCTTCGCCTACTTCGTGCCGCTGGCGACGCCGCGGTTTGACGGCGAGGCCGACCCCCTGGCCGCGAAGATCACCGGGGCCATCGTCGAGGCGTTCCTCCTGCTCCAATGGTACGCCCGCAACCACACGCTCGCCTGCGTGGCGCCCGCGCTTTTTATCGCCGGCGCCATCACGACGTTTCTCTCCAGGGAATCCGTCCTCAAGCATCTGGGGCCCAAGGCGAACAAGGTCGAGTCCTATTCGGTCGCGTCGGTCTCCGGGACGGTGCTCGCCGTTTGCTCCTGCAGCGTGCTGCCGATGTTTGCAGGGATCTACCGCATCGGAGCAGGCCTGGGGCCTGCTGCTTGCTTCCTCTACGCCGGCCCGGCGATCAACGTGCTGGCGATCTTCCTCACGGCGCGCGTCCTCGGCTTCGAGTTGGGCGTCGCGCGCGTGATTGGCGCCATGGTCTTCGGCGTCATCATCGGTCTCATCATGGCGCTGCTGTTCCGCCGCAGCGAGGACGAGCGGAGCCAGGTCACCATGGCCCAGCCTGACCCGCCCGCCGCAAGCCGACCGCTGTGGCAGAACGCTTCGATGCTGGCCGCGATGCTGGCGTTCCTGGTGTTCAGCGACTGGTTCAACCCGGGCGACAAGGTCGTGCAAACGGCGGATGGCCAGCAGTTCGAGGCGACGCTGCAGTACGAGACCGAGAACAGCCTGGACCTGCGGCTCAAACAGCCGGCCTTCGGACATGAAGCGTCCGAAGTCGTCCGGATCGCCAAGACTGAGATTGCCAGCATCGAGGATGTTGACACCTGGGTGACCCGCATCCACCACTACCGTTGGTACTTGGCGGGAGCGATGGGTGCGCTGGTCGCTGTGATGAGTCTGATGTGGCTCAATCCTCAAGATTTCTCGGAATGGATGGGTCACACCTGGGAATTCTCCAAACTGCTTGTTCCCCTTTTGTTCGGCGGCGTCTTCGTCGTTGGCTTCTTGGGCGCCCTCATTCCGGAGAAACAGGTGGCGGCTTTGGTGGGAGACAACAGCCTTGTGTCCAACCTGATCGCCTCGGTGGTCGGCTGCCTGTTTTACTTTGCGACGCTCACCGAGGTCCCGATCCTTGAAGCCCTGATGCGGAACGGAATGCACAACGGACCGGCGCTAGCGCTCCTCTTGGCCGGACCCGCTCTGTCGCTACCCAGCATCCTCGTGATCCGCAGTGTTGTCGGCAACGCGAAGACCGCGGTGTTCGTAACCCTGGTGGTTGTCATGGCGACGCTTGCCGGGATGGGATTCGGGGCGCTCTACCCGTCGGCGATGACTGCAACCCATCAGGTCGCAGCGTCCGCTGACAGTTCACTTCACCCTTAG
- a CDS encoding ArsR/SmtB family transcription factor, with protein MNRAEKAKYETRASVLKALAHPARLKLVDVLSEHDEVCVCDLTEEIGMDMSTVSRHLSQLKNAGIVESDKRGQMVFYSLRVKCLKSLFGCIESVVKCNVDQQLKVLS; from the coding sequence ATGAACCGAGCCGAGAAAGCCAAGTACGAGACGCGGGCCAGCGTGCTCAAGGCGCTGGCGCATCCCGCCCGGTTGAAGCTGGTCGATGTGCTCTCTGAGCACGACGAGGTGTGCGTTTGTGACCTTACTGAGGAGATCGGCATGGACATGTCGACCGTGTCGCGGCACCTGTCGCAGCTCAAGAACGCCGGCATCGTGGAGAGCGACAAGCGCGGCCAGATGGTGTTCTACAGCCTCCGCGTGAAGTGCCTGAAGAGCCTGTTCGGCTGCATCGAGTCGGTGGTGAAGTGCAATGTCGACCAGCAATTAAAGGTGCTGTCGTAG
- a CDS encoding Ntn hydrolase family protein: MTFCVGIKVRQGVVALADTQIVRGSEQVSKQKLSILSHANDSLFVMTSGLRSVRDKSLTYLSEQLERQPQPIDRLFKVVNLFGEQIRTVREEDGASLAASGMAWDPHAIIGGCLHQDFSPQLFFVYPQGNWIESAADSPYFIIGRTHYGKPILDRLLNFETPLRTAVALALLAFDATRTSVTDVECPIDVAVIAEGDRHARFQRFCGDEISGVTRWWTQTLSQSLASLPMDWAANLFQGEG, from the coding sequence ATGACATTCTGCGTTGGAATCAAGGTTCGTCAGGGGGTGGTCGCGTTAGCCGACACCCAGATCGTTCGCGGTAGCGAGCAGGTTAGCAAGCAGAAGCTTTCGATCCTGAGTCATGCGAACGACTCGCTGTTCGTCATGACCAGCGGACTGCGGTCGGTGCGGGACAAGTCCCTGACCTATCTCAGCGAGCAACTCGAACGGCAACCGCAGCCGATCGACCGACTCTTCAAGGTCGTGAACCTGTTCGGTGAGCAGATCCGCACGGTGCGCGAGGAGGACGGCGCGTCACTCGCGGCGAGCGGCATGGCCTGGGACCCGCACGCGATTATTGGGGGGTGTCTCCATCAGGACTTCTCTCCGCAGCTTTTCTTCGTTTACCCGCAAGGCAACTGGATCGAGTCGGCGGCCGATTCGCCCTATTTCATCATCGGGCGGACCCACTATGGAAAGCCGATCCTCGATCGCTTGCTCAACTTTGAGACCCCTCTCCGAACTGCCGTAGCGCTAGCGCTGTTGGCGTTCGACGCCACGCGCACGAGCGTTACCGACGTGGAGTGTCCGATCGATGTCGCGGTGATCGCCGAAGGGGATCGCCACGCTCGTTTTCAACGTTTTTGTGGGGATGAGATCAGTGGCGTGACCCGGTGGTGGACACAAACGTTGTCTCAGTCGCTCGCTTCACTCCCGATGGACTGGGCGGCCAATCTTTTCCAGGGCGAGGGTTGA
- a CDS encoding nitrophenyl compound nitroreductase subunit ArsF family protein gives MAASMMLAAVLTAGGVMATGASTAVNEQEGPPAHQVVAIYFHRVERCPTCKRIGAMAEKAVSNGFEKDAETRAVEFHYVNFQGKKNAKLARACGIELPTLVLANVFEGETVCWTSMPEVWRLVGKPDDFRAYVHDGVVRYLKQTKQDAAQEGERRRSPRND, from the coding sequence ATGGCGGCTTCGATGATGCTCGCGGCCGTGCTCACTGCTGGCGGTGTTATGGCGACCGGCGCATCTACCGCTGTGAACGAACAAGAAGGCCCCCCCGCACATCAAGTCGTGGCGATCTATTTTCATCGCGTAGAGCGCTGCCCGACTTGTAAGCGGATCGGCGCAATGGCCGAGAAAGCGGTGAGCAATGGCTTTGAGAAGGATGCAGAAACTCGCGCCGTCGAGTTCCACTACGTTAACTTCCAGGGCAAGAAGAACGCCAAGCTCGCCAGGGCGTGCGGCATCGAACTACCCACGTTGGTCCTGGCCAACGTCTTCGAAGGCGAGACCGTCTGCTGGACCAGTATGCCAGAAGTCTGGCGCCTCGTCGGCAAGCCGGACGATTTCCGGGCCTACGTCCACGACGGCGTCGTTCGCTACCTGAAGCAAACCAAGCAGGACGCCGCACAGGAAGGCGAAAGGCGAAGGAGTCCGAGGAATGACTGA
- a CDS encoding nitrophenyl compound nitroreductase subunit ArsF family protein, translating into MNAKNLAAAALLLFVALSVVILVRREVREPTASEAASAAEQLPDDALVVYYFHSDTRCPTCQTIESYAHDAVQAAFAEEIAENKVVWKVVNYERPENRRFAADYEIVSPTVVLVRTANGEVADWRNLMRVWELVGDRDAFTQYIQGATRSMLGS; encoded by the coding sequence ATGAACGCAAAGAACCTAGCCGCCGCAGCGTTGCTGCTGTTTGTCGCGTTGTCGGTGGTGATCCTCGTGAGACGCGAAGTGCGAGAGCCCACGGCGAGCGAAGCAGCGTCTGCCGCCGAACAACTTCCGGACGACGCCCTGGTCGTCTACTACTTTCATAGCGACACGCGCTGCCCGACCTGCCAAACGATCGAGAGCTACGCGCACGACGCGGTTCAGGCGGCCTTTGCGGAAGAGATCGCCGAGAACAAGGTGGTGTGGAAGGTCGTCAACTACGAACGGCCCGAGAACCGCCGCTTCGCCGCCGACTACGAGATCGTCTCGCCCACGGTTGTGTTGGTCCGCACGGCGAACGGAGAAGTGGCCGACTGGCGCAACCTGATGCGAGTTTGGGAACTCGTGGGCGACCGCGACGCGTTCACTCAGTACATCCAAGGCGCAACGCGTTCGATGCTGGGTTCATGA
- a CDS encoding thioredoxin family protein, producing the protein MTTIQVLGTGCKKCVSLKQNVETVVRELGIEADVQKVEDINEIVRFGVMSTPALVVDGQVAIVGKVATPDEIKALLSK; encoded by the coding sequence ATGACTACGATCCAAGTTCTCGGAACCGGCTGCAAGAAATGCGTCTCACTCAAACAGAACGTCGAAACAGTTGTGAGAGAGCTAGGCATTGAAGCCGACGTCCAGAAAGTCGAGGACATCAATGAAATCGTCCGATTCGGCGTCATGTCCACGCCTGCGTTGGTAGTCGATGGACAGGTAGCGATCGTCGGCAAGGTCGCCACGCCGGACGAGATCAAAGCACTCCTGTCGAAGTAG